In Mangrovivirga cuniculi, the following proteins share a genomic window:
- a CDS encoding TonB family protein — protein sequence MNIRIIFLGLLLIPVLGISQSRTITGRLLDSETKQPVRYAEININDGDSILVTNHLGYFQTEYEYGDKLMASHIGYETSEIPVPESSSFAVLMNKSYTDLGQMTFDEKELAESGITREIHANELDSGKNNVKYKESWQEFYADFIEMVTSAPTFKDSLGAYTLEVYFTVNEKGQVRDILIDDTKSYQAFQQKGLIEESLMNLNSWIPATQNGINTSQSFKVSIISVEKVFTLVEESAKFPGGMDAWYNYLKDELNYPSDARRLGIQGRVYVEFVVQRDGGLTNIKIAKGIGGGCDEEVIRIIKNSPNWIPAYYKGEPVVSKTIFPVTFKLDYGDGRSNSTPKLQDYLRSNVRYPAQARRMGIEGTLYVFFHVNKRGVMSDLKIINDIGANCGAELLTQMKNVPPVMIKNLKQGVNILPVTFGLHDPPEKRKKLMYLKITTYWKSW from the coding sequence ATGAATATCAGGATTATTTTTCTTGGGCTCTTATTGATCCCTGTTTTAGGAATATCTCAATCTCGTACAATTACAGGTCGGCTATTAGATAGTGAAACTAAACAACCGGTGAGGTATGCCGAAATTAATATAAATGACGGTGATAGTATTCTCGTCACGAACCATTTAGGGTATTTTCAAACGGAATATGAGTATGGAGACAAGCTTATGGCTTCCCATATTGGTTATGAAACCAGTGAGATCCCTGTTCCTGAGAGCAGTTCTTTTGCTGTTTTGATGAATAAAAGTTATACTGATTTAGGTCAAATGACCTTTGATGAAAAGGAGCTGGCTGAATCGGGAATTACCAGGGAAATCCATGCTAACGAATTAGATTCCGGTAAAAACAATGTAAAGTATAAAGAGAGCTGGCAGGAATTTTATGCTGATTTTATTGAAATGGTGACCAGCGCCCCAACTTTTAAGGATAGTTTAGGAGCCTATACCCTGGAAGTCTACTTTACTGTCAATGAAAAAGGGCAGGTTCGGGATATTTTGATTGATGATACTAAATCATACCAGGCTTTTCAGCAAAAGGGGTTGATTGAAGAATCCCTGATGAATTTGAATTCATGGATTCCCGCCACTCAAAATGGTATTAATACCTCTCAGTCTTTTAAAGTATCCATAATTTCTGTAGAAAAGGTATTTACTTTGGTCGAGGAATCTGCAAAGTTTCCAGGTGGAATGGATGCGTGGTATAATTATCTTAAAGACGAATTAAATTATCCTTCTGATGCAAGGAGGCTCGGTATTCAAGGTAGGGTATATGTTGAGTTTGTGGTTCAGAGAGACGGAGGGTTAACCAATATTAAAATTGCTAAAGGTATAGGTGGTGGATGTGACGAAGAAGTAATTAGAATAATAAAAAACTCGCCTAATTGGATTCCTGCATATTATAAAGGAGAGCCAGTTGTTTCTAAGACAATTTTTCCGGTTACGTTTAAGTTAGATTATGGGGATGGTCGTTCTAACTCCACGCCAAAACTCCAGGATTATTTGAGATCTAATGTAAGGTATCCTGCTCAAGCTCGTAGAATGGGAATAGAAGGGACGCTATATGTATTTTTTCATGTTAACAAACGTGGAGTGATGTCAGATTTAAAAATCATAAATGATATTGGAGCAAATTGTGGCGCAGAACTATTAACCCAAATGAAAAATGTCCCACCGGTAATGATTAAGAATTTAAAACAGGGAGTAAATATCCTTCCGGTTACTTTCGGACTTCATGACCCTCCTGAAAAAAGGAAAAAATTGATGTACCTGAAAATTACCACTTATTGGAAGAGCTGGTAA
- a CDS encoding leucine-rich repeat domain-containing protein has protein sequence MEELVIIAKGVTRTKRTVGQSVNGEELFDNISMKFKSYSSFEEALSHNMIADKLAIIDKGLDKIPANINRFVNLKTLDLEKNNIQELPIEFTQLKKLEEFYIPFNLLSDLPEGFSEMHNLNVIGLGENKFKDFPIELTELDQLQMLDLSGNDIAEVPEEIGQMKNLKLLSLNDTNINTLPDTIFDLKKLRALYLIGTQIPEEEIKRLKENLKNVEVIVE, from the coding sequence TTGGAAGAGCTGGTAATAATTGCTAAAGGAGTAACAAGAACAAAAAGGACTGTTGGACAATCTGTCAATGGTGAAGAATTATTTGATAATATATCGATGAAGTTCAAAAGTTATTCTTCATTTGAGGAAGCACTAAGTCATAATATGATCGCTGATAAACTGGCTATCATTGATAAAGGACTGGACAAAATTCCTGCCAACATAAATAGATTTGTAAATCTTAAAACTCTGGATCTGGAAAAAAATAATATTCAGGAATTACCAATTGAATTTACTCAGTTAAAAAAATTAGAAGAATTTTATATTCCATTTAATCTACTGAGTGATCTGCCAGAAGGTTTTTCAGAGATGCATAATCTTAATGTTATTGGTTTAGGAGAAAATAAATTTAAGGATTTTCCAATCGAATTAACTGAACTAGATCAGCTCCAAATGCTCGATCTAAGTGGGAATGATATAGCTGAAGTGCCAGAGGAGATTGGTCAGATGAAAAACCTGAAATTACTTTCATTAAACGATACTAATATAAACACTTTACCGGATACGATTTTTGACTTAAAAAAATTAAGAGCACTTTATCTGATTGGTACTCAAATTCCTGAAGAAGAAATTAAAAGGCTCAAGGAAAATCTTAAAAATGTAGAGGTTATAGTTGAGTAA